TCTGGCAAGGTCAACTTCTTCTCCGCCCTGGGAACTATCAGCATCCTGCTCACCGGTGGTATCAGCCTGCTGGAGTTGGATCCGCAGTATATCGCCATTAAAGAAGCCGCCATTCCAGGACTGCTGGGTATCGCCACCGTTGCCTCCCTCTACACTCGCTGGCCACTGGTAAAGACACTTTTGTACAACGACCAGATACTGGATACCGCCAAGATCGCCCAGAGTCTCGCCAACAAAGGCAACCAGGGTGCCTTTGAGCGCACCTTACAACAGGCGTCCTGGATGATCGCCGCCTCTTTTTTCCTCTCCTCAGTACTCAACTACGTACTGGCGAAAGTTATTTTACAGAGCCCTCCGGGTACGGAAGCCTTCAATGAGGAGCTGGGTAAAATGACCGCACTCAGCTATCCGGTGATCGCCCTACCGGCCACCATTATTTTAATGCTGGTGCTCTTTTTCCTCTTTTCCCGTATCGGCAAGCTTACCGGTCTGAAGCTGGAAGAAGTCATGGTTGCCCAATAACAAAATTTCCTGATCAACTAACAAGAGCAAAATTCACAATGTGGTACGCAATCATCAGTGAAGATGTTAGCGATAGTCTCCCTTTGCGCAAAAAAGCGCGTCCAGACCATTTAGCCCGACTCAACCGTCTTAAAGACGAGGGGCGCCTGCTAGTTGCAGGCCCGCACCCCGCCATTGATAGCGAAGAACCCGGTGAGGCTGGCTTTAGCGGCAGCCTAGTGGTTGCCGAATTTCCCTCGCTTGAGGAAGCTCAGGCCTGGGCCGACAGCGATCCCTATGTGGCTGCTGGCGTCTACGCTTCAACTTCTGTCAAGCCATTCAAATTAGTACTGCCCTAATAACAACAAGCACAAGCTGTATCGCAATGAAGAAATTATTGTGCGGCCTGATCGCCGCCACACTGCTCAACGCAGTCCCGGCAACTGCCGCCGCCGAAACTCGCTATATCACCGACCAGCTACATGTGCCCATGCGCGCCGGTAAAGGCAATGGATTTCGTATCCTGCACCG
The DNA window shown above is from Microbulbifer variabilis and carries:
- a CDS encoding VC0807 family protein, translated to MTETNSTTPVAQQKPKKKEGLLGNLLLNIVIPTLVLTKLSGDDWLGTKWALVVALAFPLGYGLRDLIRSGKVNFFSALGTISILLTGGISLLELDPQYIAIKEAAIPGLLGIATVASLYTRWPLVKTLLYNDQILDTAKIAQSLANKGNQGAFERTLQQASWMIAASFFLSSVLNYVLAKVILQSPPGTEAFNEELGKMTALSYPVIALPATIILMLVLFFLFSRIGKLTGLKLEEVMVAQ
- a CDS encoding YciI family protein, which translates into the protein MWYAIISEDVSDSLPLRKKARPDHLARLNRLKDEGRLLVAGPHPAIDSEEPGEAGFSGSLVVAEFPSLEEAQAWADSDPYVAAGVYASTSVKPFKLVLP